In Drosophila santomea strain STO CAGO 1482 chromosome 2L, Prin_Dsan_1.1, whole genome shotgun sequence, a single window of DNA contains:
- the LOC120450987 gene encoding chromodomain-helicase-DNA-binding protein 1 isoform X1, with product MNFFYHSKPDKSKQFDPGSRALNESANSIGSDEQDDTREETNGTDHSGSGSGSSSGSDSDSDSSSGNSSDGRSSPEPEDKSLPVAGFPPTAAAAQADSKTNGFTDDQEDSSSEGSSGSDSDSDAEGPSDQRDQSINNANSSSSLSKPEQNEEEDNETEAGQQQPASDASADEASDSSANVSPTSSSSSSEEEEEDYRPKRTRQARKPPTAAEKSRKAPAPKNKKKTWDSDESDESEDSDEEVSTAQKRKPAATTSRSKLAQQQQRRRVKSFSSEDSDDDDASKRCATRRKGAAVSYKEASEDEATDSEDLLEFEYDESQAATTAATAEEEEKCETIERILAQRAGKKGCTGNQTTIYAIEENGFDPNAGFDEKQSSDAETESQFLIKWKGWSYIHNTWESEATLRDMKAKGMKKLDNFIKKEQEQAYWRRYAGPEDIDYFECQLELQHELLKSYNNVDRIIAKGSKPDDGTEEYLCKWQSLPYAESTWEDAALVLRKWQRCAEQFNDRESSKCTPSRHCRVIKYRPKFSRIKNQPEFLAAGLTLRDYQMDGLNWLLHSWCKENSVILADEMGLGKTIQTICFLYSLFKLHHLYGPFLCVVPLSTMTAWQREFDLWAPDMNVVTYLGDIKSRELIQQYEWQFEGSKRLKFNCILTTYEIVLKDKQFLGTLQWAALLVDEAHRLKNDDSLLYKSLKEFDTNHRLLITGTPLQNSLKELWALLHFIMPDKFDTWENFEVQHGNAEDKGYTRLHQQLEPYILRRVKKDVEKSLPAKVEQILRVEMTSLQKQYYKWILTKNFDALRKGKRGSTSTFLNIVIELKKCCNHAALIRPSEFELMGLQQDEALQTLLKGSGKLVLLDKLLCRLKETGHRVLIFSQMVRMLDVLADYLQKRHFPFQRLDGSIKGEMRRQALDHFNAEGSQDFCFLLSTRAGGLGINLATADTVIIFDSDWNPQNDLQAQARAHRIGQKNQVNIYRLVTARSVEEQIVERAKQKMVLDHLVIQRMDTTGRTVLDKSGNGHSSNSNPFNKDDLSAILKFGAEELFKDEQEHDDDLVCDIDEILRRAETRNEDPEMPADDLLSAFKVASIAAFEEEPSDSVNKQDQNAAGEEDDSKDWDDIIPEGFRKAIDDQERAKEMEDLYLPPRRKTAANQNEGKRGAGKGGKAKQQADDSGGDSDYELGSDGSGDDGRPRKRGRPTMKEKITGFTDAELRRFIRSYKKFPAPLQRMEAIACDAELQEKPLAELKRLGEMLHDRCVQFLHEHKEEESKTAATDETPGAKQRRARATFSVKLGGVSFNAKKLLACEQELQPLNEIMPSMPEERQQWSFNIKTRAPVFDVEWGNEEDTKLLCGIFQYGIGSWEQMKLDPTLKLTDKILLNDTRKPQAKQLQSRAEYLLKIIKKNVELTKGGQRRQRRPRASRVNDAKAASQSASSAIDGKPHDGEDAGGDARTVTESSNSQVDPSAASPHNAPAAEQHGGTAKKAKKSKARSKKTSASDNNGNKPMHFTANNEPRALEVLGDLDPSIFNECKEKMRPVKKALKALDQPDVSLSDQDQLQHTRDCLLQIGKQIDVCLNPYAETEKKEWRSNLWYFVSKFTELDAKRLFKIYKHALKQKAGGDGEKKGKDKDSPDSPAKSKRNGVTAEEKDKERDKSGGKKKKKDKDKERSGQLRYPETGAPSSGRYANDSPMKRKRDENDADASSGLAGAPGGGIGDHLKSMSFKRLNMERHEDRKKHHRGADYYGGSGPPMGSGGYEGGSNSRRQGPTSPSTPRGGRGGYDPPPAPSGYTPEMERWHSRERYSQEYKRERYDGYPRSGGGQGSYHRERDRRPDKRRYPSGLPPHPYSSHYLPPNYYGLPNGSVPVLPPPSSGYRSDPRGYPVMPRDYPADYRRSDYERRTQT from the exons ATGAATTTCTTCTATCATTCAAAACCAGACAAGTCAAAACAGTTTGATCCAGGCAGTCGT GCACTCAATGAATCGGCGAATAGTATTGGCTCAGACGAACAAGATGACACTCGGGAAGAGACCAATGGCACCGACCAtagtggcagtggcagcggtTCTTCTTCCGGCTCAGACTCAGATTCAGACAGCTCCTCGGGCAACTCTAGCGATGGACGCAGTTCGCCAGAGCCCGAGGACAAATCGTTACCGGTGGCAGGGTTTCCACCGACAGCCGCTGCTGCCCAGGCGGACAGCAAGACGAACGGGTTCACAGATGACCAGGAGGACAGCTCCAGTGAGGGGTCCAGTGGCAGCGATTCCGATTCAGACGCCGAGGGCCCATCAGATCAAAGGGATCAGAGCATCAACAATGCCAACTCAAGCAGCAGTTTGTCCAAGCCGGAGCAgaacgaggaggaggacaaTGAGACTGAGGCtggtcagcagcagccagccagcgaTGCCTCTGCCGATGAAGCAAGTGATAGTTCTGCCAATGTCTCACCCACatcctccagcagcagcagt gaggaggaagaggaggacTACAGACCCAAACGGACGCGCCAGGCGCGCAAACCACCAACTGCTGCTGAGAAATCGAGAAAAGCTCCTGCACCCAAGAACAAGAAGAAAAC CTGGGACTCGGACGAAAGCGATGAAAGCGAGGACAGTGATGAGGAGGTGTCCACCGCCCAAAAACGCAAACCGGCAGCAACTACCTCTCGAAGCAAACTtgcacagcaacagcagcggcgcAGGGTGAAGTCCTTCAGTTCCGAGGACAGTGATGATGACGACGCTAGTAAACG CTGTGCCACTCGTCGCAAAGGTGCTGCCGTTAGCTACAAGGAGGCCTCGGAGGACGAAGCCACCGACTCCGAGGATCTGTTAGAATTTGAGTACGATGAAAGCCAGGCAGCCACCACTGCTGCTACAGCCGAGGAGGAAGAAAAGTGCGAAACCATCGAGCGCATCCTGGCGCAGCGTGCTGGAAAGAAGGGATGCACTGGCAACCAGACAACTATCTACGCAATCGAGGAGAATGGCTTCGATCCAAATGCTGGGTTTGATGAAAAGCAAAGTTCAGACGCGGAGACCGAGTCACAGTTCCTGATCAAGTGGAAGGGCTGGTCGTACATCCACAACACCTGGGAATCTGAGGCCACTTTGCGTGATATGAAGGCCAAAGGCATGAAGAAGCTGGATAACTTCATTaaaaaggagcaggagcaggccTACTGGCGTCGATACGCTGGCCCCGAGGATATCGACTACTTCGAGTgtcagctggagctgcagcacGAGCTGCTGAAGTCGTACAACAATGTGGACCGCATCATTGCCAAGGGCTCTAAGCCAGACGACGGCACCGAGGAGTATCTGTGCAAATGGCAGTCGCTCCCGTACGCTGAGTCCACATGGGAGGATGCCGCCCTGGTGCTTCGCAAGTGGCAACGCTGCGCAGAGCAATTCAACGACCGCGAGTCCTCCAAATGCACACCCTCCCGCCACTGCAGAGTGATCAAGTATCGCCCAAAGTTCTCTCGAATAAAGAACCAGCCGGAATTTCTCGCGGCAGGCCTTACTCTTAGGGATTATCAAATGGACGGCCTGAACTGGCTGCTGCACTCATGGTGCAAGGAGAACTCGGTGATCCTGGCCGATGAGATGGGCCTCGGCAAGACCATCCAAACTATTTGCTTCCTGTACTCGCTATTCAAGCTCCATCACCTGTACGGGCCGTTCCTGTGCGTGGTGCCACTTAGCACAATGACGGCCTGGCAGCGGGAGTTTGACCTGTGGGCGCCGGACATGAATGTAGTCACGTACCTCGGGGACATTAAATCGCGCGAGCTCATTCAGCAGTACGAGTGGCAGTTTGAGGGCTCCAAGCGGCTCAAGTTCAATTGCATTCTCACAACGTACGAGATTGTGCTCAAGGACAAGCAATTCCTGGGCACGCTCCAGTGGGCTGCACTCCTGGTGGACGAAGCGCATCGCCTTAAGAACGACGACTCACTGCTTTACAAGTCGCTAAAGGAGTTCGACACCAACCATCGACTGCTCATAACAGGTACGCCGCTGCAGAACTCGCTAAAGGAGCTCTGGGCTTTGCTGCACTTCATCATGCCGGATAAGTTTGATACGTGGGAGAATTTCGAGGTGCAGCACGGCAATGCCGAGGACAAGGGATACACTCGGTTGCATCAGCAGTTGGAGCCGTATATTCTGAGGAGAGTGAAGAAGGATGTGGAGAAATCGCTGCCGGCTAAGGTGGAGCAGATCCTGCGGGTCGAGATGACCTCGTTGCAGAAACAGTACTACAAGTGGATCCTCACCAAGAATTTTGATGCGCTGCGCAAGGGAAAGCGCGGCAGCACCTCCACTTTCCTCAACATAGTCATTGAACTGAAGAAGTGCTGCAACCACGCGGCCCTCATCCGGCCCTCCGAGTTTGAGCTTATGGGTCTGCAGCAGGATGAGGCACTGCAAACTCTCCTTAAGGGATCCGGAAAGCTTGTGCTGCTCGACAAGCTACTCTGCCGACTGAAAGAGACGGGCCACCGCGTGCTGATTTTTTCCCAAATGGTGCGCATGCTGGATGTGCTGGCTGACTATCTGCAGAAGCGTCACTTTCCATTCCAGCGGCTCGACGGCAGCATAAAAGGAGAGATGCGGCGCCAGGCTCTGGATCACTTCAATGCCGAGGGCAGCCAggacttttgctttttgctgtcGACAAGGGCTGGTGGATTGGGCATTAACTTGGCCACAGCCGATACGGTGATTATCTTCGACTCTGACTGGAATCCTCAAAACGATTTACAAGCGCAGGCGAGAGCGCATCGAATCGGTCAGAAAAACCAGGTTAACATTTATCGCCTGGTCACCGCGCGATCGGTGGAGGAACAGATCGTGGAGCGAGCCAAACAGAAAATGGTGCTGGACCACCTGGTCATTCAGCGGATGGACACTACCGGACGCACTGTCCTCGATAAGAGCGGCAACGGGCACTCGTCCAACTCAAATCCGTTCAACAAGGACGATCTTTCTGCCATCTTGAAGTTTGGTGCAGAGGAGCTGTTCAAGGACGAACAGGAGCATGACGACGACTTGGTTTGTGACATTGATGAAATCCTGCGCAGGGCCGAGACCCGCAACGAAGACCCGGAAATGCCAGCAGACGACCTGTTATCCGCTTTCAAAGTAGCCAGCATAGCTGCATTCGAAGAGGAGCCAAGTGATTCGGTTAACAAGCAGGACCAAAATGCCGCCGGCGAAGAGGATGACAGTAAGGACTGGGACGACATCATTCCGGAGGGCTTCCGCAAAGCGATCGACGATCAGGAGCGAGCCAAGGAGATGGAAGATCTCTACTTGCCACCCCGAAGGAAAACTGCCGCTAACCAAAACGAAGGCAAGCGTGGAGCCGGTAAGGGAGGCAAGGCAAAACAGCAGGCAGACGACTCCGGTGGCGACTCGGACTACGAGCTGGGCTCCGATGGCAGTGGTGACGATGGACGACCACGCAAGCGAGGGAGGCCTACCATGAAGGAGAAGATCACTGGATTCACGGATGCGGAGTTGCGTCGCTTCATTCGCAGTTACAAAAAGTTTCCCGCTCCTCTGCAGCGCATGGAGGCCATCGCATGTGATGCTGAGCTGCAAGAGAAGCCACTCGCGGAACTAAAGCGCCTCGGAGAGATGCTGCACGACCGCTGCGTTCAGTTTCTGCACGAGCACAAGGAGGAAGAGAGTAAGACTGCGGCGACGGATGAGACGCCGGGCGCCAAGCAGCGCCGCGCACGCGCCACCTTCTCCGTGAAGCTGGGTGGCGTCTCTTTTAATGCCAAAAAGCTGCTGGCCTGCGAGCAGGAGCTTCAGCCCCTCAATGAGATCATGCCCAGCATGCCCGAGGAGCGCCAGCAATGGAGCTTCAATATCAAGACACGCGCCCCGGTCTTTGACGTGGAGTGGGGCAACGAGGAGGACACCAAGCTACTGTGCGGCATTTTCCAGTACGGCATTGGATCCTGGGAGCAGATGAAGCTGGACCCCACGCTCAAGCTGACCGACAAGATTTTGTTAAACGACACGCGGAAGCCGCAGGCCAAACAGCTGCAGTCGCGTGCCGAGTACCTGCTCAAGATCATCAAGAAGAACGTGGAGCTGACCAAGGGAGGACAACGACGACAACGGCGTCCCCGAGCATCGCGAGTCAACGATGCCAAGGCGGCAAGCCAGTCTGCTAGTTCGGCCATCGATGGTAAGCCGCACGATGGCGAGGACGCTGGTGGCGATGCACGCACCGTCACCGAAAGCAGCAACAGTCAAGTAGATCCATCCGCCGCGTCGCCGCACAATGCTCCAGCCGCGGAACAGCACGGCGGCACTGCGAAGAAAGCCAAGAAGTCGAAGGCTCGGTCAAAGAAGACCAGCGCCTCggacaacaacggcaacaagcCGATGCACTTTACGGCGAACAATGAACCAAGGGCTTTGGAGGTGCTGGGTGACCTAGATCCCAGCATATTCAATGAGTGCAAGGAAAAGATGCGGCCGGTGAAAAAGGCCCTGAAGGCGCTGGACCAGCCGGACGTCAGTCTCTCCGACCAGGATCAGCTGCAGCACACCAGGGATTGTCTGCTTCAAATTGGCAAGCAGATCGATGTTTGCCTCAATCCCTACGCCGAGACAGAGAAAAAGGAATGGCGCAGTAACCTGTGGTACTTTGTGTCCAAGTTCACTGAGCTGGATGCCAAGCGCCTCTTCAAAATCTACAAGCACGCACTCAAGCAGAAAGCGGGCGGAGATGGCGAGAAGAAGGGAAAAGACAAGGACTCGCCAGACAGTCCGGCCAAGTCCAAACGCAACGGCGTGACGGCTGAAGAAAAGGACAAGGAGCGAGACAAAAGTGGGggcaaaaagaagaaaaaggacaaggacaaggaaCGCAGTGGACAGTTGCGATATCCGGAAACGGGTGCACCCTCCTCTGGTCGTTATGCAAACGACTCTCCCATGAAGCGCAAGCGTGATGAGAACGACGCTGATGCAAGCAGCGGATTGGCTGGTGCCCCCGGCGGAGGCATCGGCGACCATCTCAAGTCCATGTCTTTCAAGCGGTTGAACATGGAACGCCACGAGGACCGTAAGAAGCACCATCGCGGTGCCGACTACTACGGTGGCAGTGGCCCACCCATGGGAAGTGGGGGCTATGAAGGCGGCAGCAATTCCCGGCGCCAGGGCCCCACATCCCCATCTACGCCTCGCGGAGGCCGGGGCGGCTATGATCCACCGCCCGCGCCATCCGGCTACACCCCGGAAATGGAGCGGTGGCATTCCCGCGAAAG ATACAGCCAGGAATACAAACGGGAGCGCTACGATGGATATCCTCGCAGTGGAGGAGGTCAAGGCAGTTACCATCGCGAACGCGATCGACGTCCTGACAAGCGCAG ATATCCCTCTGGCTTGCCACCGCATCCTTACTCAAGCCACTACCTGCCGCCCAACTACTATGGATTGCCGAATGGATCCGTTCCAGTCCTGCCGCCACCATCGTCCGGTTACCGCAGTGATCCACGCGGATATCCGGTCATGCCGCGGGACTATCCTGCCGACTACAGACGCAGCGACTACGAGCGGCGCACGCAAACCTGA